The Candidatus Margulisiibacteriota bacterium genome has a window encoding:
- the rsgA gene encoding ribosome small subunit-dependent GTPase A, giving the protein MDKTNLYDIGYSDEYKEEARKYEENLCPGRVSAQHKKMYKVITEEGELHAEISGKLGFSAASLEDYPAVGDWVLLDRISDVNGNAIIRHILSRKNCFKRKAAGTGNELQIIAANIDTIFICMSLNNDYNLRRVERYLSIAWDSMALPVIILTKADLCTDLSEKLIELETVAMGIDVIVTSSINGDGYTDTQKFIKKRNTVAFIGSSGVGKSTLINKLIGEDILATKEIREDDGKGRHTTTHRQLIVLPEGGVVIDNPGMREIQIAASDLSMTFSDIEELEEQCHFDNCKHEAEPMCAVRDAITNGTLSIERLTNYKKLQREILFEERKKKMTSGQLEKLKMIDMMGSLGAYKQARKHNKKIKR; this is encoded by the coding sequence ATGGATAAGACTAATTTATATGATATTGGGTATTCCGATGAATACAAGGAAGAAGCCAGAAAATACGAAGAAAATCTTTGTCCTGGGAGGGTTTCGGCCCAGCACAAAAAAATGTATAAGGTAATAACCGAAGAGGGAGAACTACACGCTGAGATCTCAGGTAAATTAGGCTTTTCGGCTGCTAGTTTAGAAGATTATCCCGCAGTGGGCGATTGGGTGTTGCTTGACAGGATAAGCGACGTTAACGGTAACGCAATAATCCGTCATATTCTTTCAAGAAAAAATTGTTTTAAACGAAAAGCAGCGGGAACAGGGAATGAATTGCAGATAATTGCCGCTAATATCGATACTATTTTTATCTGCATGTCACTTAATAACGATTATAACCTGCGCCGAGTTGAGCGCTACCTGTCTATTGCATGGGACAGCATGGCTTTGCCGGTGATCATCCTTACCAAAGCAGACCTATGTACTGATCTCAGCGAAAAGTTAATAGAATTGGAAACTGTGGCTATGGGTATAGATGTAATTGTCACTTCCAGCATAAACGGAGACGGTTACACTGACACGCAAAAATTTATAAAAAAAAGAAATACTGTGGCGTTCATCGGTTCCTCAGGTGTTGGAAAATCTACTCTGATTAACAAACTCATTGGCGAAGACATATTAGCCACGAAAGAAATACGGGAAGATGATGGAAAAGGCAGACATACAACAACTCACAGACAGCTTATTGTATTGCCGGAAGGTGGAGTTGTTATTGATAATCCCGGAATGAGAGAGATACAGATTGCTGCCTCAGATCTATCGATGACTTTTTCAGATATTGAAGAATTGGAAGAACAATGTCATTTTGATAACTGCAAACATGAGGCAGAACCGATGTGCGCAGTTAGAGACGCAATAACAAATGGCACATTATCCATCGAACGATTAACAAATTATAAAAAACTACAGCGTGAAATATTATTTGAAGAGCGCAAAAAAAAGATGACTTCAGGTCAATTAGAAAAACTAAAAATGATTGACATGATGGGTTCTCTGGGTGCCTATAAGCAAGCCAGAAAACATAACAAAAAAATAAAACGATAA
- the pstS gene encoding phosphate ABC transporter substrate-binding protein PstS gives MKKIIIGLLGVVMMASASFAAGNNELLGAGATFPYPLYAKMFDVYNKEKGIKVNYQSIGSGGGIRQLTSMTVDFGASDAYLTDMEMLDMPAKTLHIPTCLGGVTLVYNLPGNPELKFTPELIADIFLGNIKNWNDKRIAKVNPGVQLPSFPLVVVHRSDGSGTTSIFTDYLTKVSKEWKTEVGAGKAVGWPCGLGGKGNSGVAGLVKQTQGSFGYVEYSYALQNKMPIPAIKNSSGVFVEPSIESVSAAAEGSIPADTRVSITNTSAKNGYPIAGFTWLLVYQDQNYKGKSMEEAQNLVGLLTWMTHEGQQYAKPLDYSPLSAGAVKKVEEIISSIKYAGKKVL, from the coding sequence ATGAAAAAAATAATAATTGGATTGTTAGGCGTAGTAATGATGGCAAGCGCAAGCTTTGCGGCAGGAAATAATGAGCTTCTGGGTGCTGGAGCGACGTTCCCTTATCCTCTGTACGCAAAGATGTTTGATGTATACAACAAAGAAAAAGGAATTAAGGTCAACTACCAGTCGATCGGTTCAGGTGGCGGCATCAGACAGCTTACCAGCATGACTGTAGATTTCGGAGCTTCAGATGCGTATCTGACAGATATGGAAATGTTGGACATGCCTGCTAAGACCCTGCATATACCGACTTGTCTTGGTGGTGTTACACTTGTTTACAATTTGCCTGGAAACCCAGAGCTCAAGTTCACTCCGGAACTTATCGCGGATATTTTTCTTGGAAACATAAAAAATTGGAATGACAAAAGGATCGCTAAGGTTAATCCGGGAGTCCAGCTACCGTCCTTTCCACTAGTAGTAGTTCATCGATCAGACGGCAGCGGCACAACATCCATCTTCACTGATTATCTAACAAAAGTAAGCAAAGAGTGGAAAACAGAAGTCGGCGCAGGCAAGGCAGTAGGTTGGCCATGCGGACTTGGAGGTAAAGGTAATTCCGGTGTTGCAGGGCTTGTAAAGCAGACGCAAGGAAGCTTTGGTTATGTTGAATATTCCTATGCACTACAGAACAAAATGCCAATACCGGCAATCAAGAATTCTTCAGGTGTTTTTGTAGAGCCCTCTATTGAGTCAGTAAGTGCTGCTGCAGAAGGTAGTATACCTGCAGATACAAGAGTTTCTATAACAAATACCTCCGCGAAAAATGGATACCCAATTGCGGGGTTTACCTGGCTACTGGTTTATCAGGACCAGAACTATAAAGGAAAGAGCATGGAAGAGGCACAGAATCTTGTTGGCCTGTTAACCTGGATGACCCACGAAGGTCAGCAGTACGCAAAACCACTCGATTATTCTCCACTATCAGCGGGAGCGGTAAAGAAAGTAGAAGAAATTATCTCAAGCATCAAATATGCAGGAAAAAAAGTTCTATAA